One region of Miscanthus floridulus cultivar M001 chromosome 19, ASM1932011v1, whole genome shotgun sequence genomic DNA includes:
- the LOC136526390 gene encoding uncharacterized protein, translated as MQRGAASVRADPKEPAAQGGAAEVTPTQTGVGALPLHEGEAHESDGAGVPLVAEAPGVSEAEATEAGALKTAVAVVGVSTTTEATVAEARAPETVEAIIAEAEALEIAEANVMAARPSAQEAEMKAAEALVAPLVQGPLLL; from the coding sequence atgcaacgcggcgcggcgtcggtgagggccgacccgaaggagccggccgcccAGGGAGGGGCCGCCGAGGTGACCCCAACACAGACGGGGGTGGGGGCGCTTCCGCTCCacgagggcgaggctcacgagtcggatggggccggcgtgcccttggttgccgaggcccccggcgtctctgaggctgaggcgacggaggctggGGCGCTCAAGACCGCAGTGGCCGTGGTCGGTGTTTCTACGACCACCGAGGCTAcggtggcggaggccagagcccccgagaccgtcgaggccataattgcGGAGGCCGAAGCCCTCGAGATCGCTGAGGCCaacgtgatggcggcgaggccatctgcccaagaggcggagatgaaggcggcggaggccttggtggcacccttggttcagggcccgctgTTGTTatga